From the Paenibacillus sp. R14(2021) genome, the window GGGCAAAACGGCCGTCATCGCGACAATTATAGCGATGGCTATCATTCAGCTGCTTGTTCAACTGTTGTTCTTCATGCATATCCGCGAGGGCGAGAAGCCGCGCTACAATGTCATGGCACTCATACTCGGACTCTTCATCGTGGTCGTTATCGTGCTAGGTTCGGTGTGGATCATGTCGTTCAACTCTGTCGTGCAGTAGCAGCTTGGTCCTTGAATCAGCCGAATCCGTCCTGTGTGGACGGGTTCGGCTTTCTTATATAATCCGGTGATGGACATGACTGCGGTGAATTGCCTATTGACGCTTCTT encodes:
- the cyoD gene encoding cytochrome o ubiquinol oxidase subunit IV, which codes for MSQHAASHGHDEHESHGSLKSYIIGFILSIVLTLIPLIIVFKTNMGKTAVIATIIAMAIIQLLVQLLFFMHIREGEKPRYNVMALILGLFIVVVIVLGSVWIMSFNSVVQ